In Candidatus Eisenbacteria bacterium, the following are encoded in one genomic region:
- a CDS encoding PD-(D/E)XK nuclease family protein, which yields MEPRRVLSVSQVNAYLGCPLKYRFQYVDKIPRPWRVAGMAFGTSIHAAVEWFHKERLAGRSPELPDVQKVFDADWYAQNVEPLVFSERESREGLAEKGRAMLQLYVESCNGTKPVAVEQPFELDLADPETGEVLEVRLRGIIDLIEDDDVLVDLKTAGRTLEAGGLERHLQLSAYALAYLLLKGKVPRLRLDMLLKTTKPRLERHETTRSLEDLSWTARLIREVSLAIETEHFFPNPSWRCTECEYFAHCQQWRGTWPMQADEQLLQLAEREGVGEIAGA from the coding sequence ATGGAGCCGAGACGCGTCCTCTCCGTTAGCCAGGTCAACGCCTACCTCGGCTGTCCGCTCAAGTACCGCTTCCAATACGTGGACAAGATCCCGCGTCCCTGGCGGGTCGCTGGCATGGCCTTCGGCACCTCGATCCACGCCGCCGTCGAGTGGTTCCACAAGGAACGGCTCGCCGGACGCTCGCCGGAGCTTCCCGACGTGCAGAAGGTCTTCGACGCCGACTGGTACGCGCAGAACGTGGAGCCGCTTGTCTTCTCCGAACGCGAGTCCCGCGAGGGTCTCGCCGAGAAGGGACGGGCCATGCTCCAGCTCTACGTGGAGTCCTGCAATGGGACGAAGCCGGTCGCGGTCGAACAGCCGTTCGAACTCGACCTCGCCGATCCCGAGACCGGCGAAGTGCTCGAGGTGCGCCTGCGGGGCATCATCGACCTTATCGAGGACGATGACGTGCTCGTGGACCTCAAGACCGCCGGCCGGACACTTGAAGCCGGCGGACTCGAACGGCACCTGCAGCTCTCCGCCTACGCGCTGGCCTATCTGCTCCTTAAGGGGAAGGTCCCGCGCCTGCGGCTGGACATGCTGCTCAAGACCACGAAGCCGCGGCTCGAGCGGCACGAGACCACCCGCTCGCTCGAGGACCTGTCCTGGACCGCCCGGCTGATCCGCGAGGTCTCCCTCGCGATCGAGACCGAGCATTTCTTCCCGAACCCGTCCTGGCGCTGCACCGAGTGCGAGTACTTCGCCCACTGCCAGCAGTGGCGCGGTACCTGGCCGATGCAGGCCGACGAGCAGTTACTCCAACTGGCTGAAAGGGAAGGTGTCGGCGAGATCGCGGGCGCGTGA
- a CDS encoding DUF932 domain-containing protein produces MTQALVVHRGGWSATRGDLASVEVPEPTDSYVPVPYGRLIEEIHLHLPRFGLRVEDERYALAREGNQMFGVLTCRNGHVADWGLAVGVRSSYDRSLAVQLVAGSRVFVCDNLAFHGETQVSRKHTAHVFRDLPGLIYDMLMSVSAMREILAAEIEQMKRQILSVALSHHLMVLALRCGALPASQLPKVIEHFDDLDNPEFAPRSAWALFNAFTAVIGQRQPRAQMDGTLRLTKAFREGLSLN; encoded by the coding sequence GTGACTCAAGCACTCGTCGTTCACCGCGGCGGCTGGTCCGCCACCCGGGGGGACCTTGCCTCAGTGGAGGTCCCCGAGCCGACCGACTCCTACGTCCCCGTGCCCTATGGGCGGCTGATCGAGGAGATCCACCTCCACCTGCCGCGCTTCGGCCTCAGGGTCGAGGACGAGCGCTACGCCCTCGCCCGCGAAGGCAACCAGATGTTCGGGGTCCTCACCTGTCGCAACGGCCACGTCGCCGACTGGGGCCTCGCGGTGGGGGTGAGGAGCAGCTACGACCGCTCGCTCGCGGTCCAGCTCGTCGCAGGCTCCAGGGTCTTCGTCTGCGACAACCTCGCCTTCCACGGCGAGACGCAGGTCTCGCGCAAGCACACCGCCCACGTCTTCCGCGACCTGCCGGGCCTCATCTACGACATGCTGATGTCCGTGTCGGCGATGAGGGAGATCTTGGCGGCCGAGATCGAGCAGATGAAGCGGCAGATCCTCTCCGTGGCGCTCTCGCACCACCTGATGGTCCTGGCGCTCCGGTGCGGCGCCCTGCCGGCCTCCCAGCTGCCCAAGGTCATCGAGCACTTCGATGACCTCGACAACCCCGAGTTCGCACCACGCTCGGCCTGGGCCCTCTTCAACGCCTTCACGGCGGTCATCGGCCAGCGGCAACCCCGAGCCCAGATGGACGGGACCCTGCGGCTCACGAAGGCGTTCCGCGAGGGGCTCAGCCTCAACTAG
- a CDS encoding TonB family protein: MMILLIGLINPVCLTMWGPRVQSTTDDHQREFEETDRRNHHRGLIALAALVVAALCVWLFLQPYFVLSRIRQAAERGDRDALAELIDFPALRGNLKASFNASAAQSMSDLNDNPFAGLGLLLAGAFIDRIVDTYVTPSGIALLTAGQRPDPDGSSPGPDSDRTVKVEQRYRSSSVFLAVVHADSSREADITFVLHRRGLGWVLTDIRLPTFGRGSQPNEDLSSVGGKRSSSRRTARPHDRSAQRGGDTSTPTDVPTVVRVEGTDEQVVVVPPTDDELPKFGDYVYVDDLPEAITRVPPVYPDLARGAGIDGTVLVQALVGKDGRVRDVRIQKSVPALDAAAVAAVKQWVFKPAQSEGRPVAVWVAVPVKFSLR; this comes from the coding sequence ATGATGATCCTACTGATAGGGCTCATCAATCCAGTGTGTCTAACGATGTGGGGGCCGCGCGTGCAATCAACGACGGATGACCACCAGAGGGAGTTCGAGGAGACGGATCGCAGGAACCACCATCGGGGCCTGATTGCGCTGGCGGCGCTCGTGGTCGCAGCGCTCTGCGTCTGGCTGTTCCTTCAGCCATACTTCGTGCTCAGCCGCATCCGGCAGGCAGCAGAACGCGGGGATCGGGACGCCCTGGCCGAACTCATCGACTTCCCCGCGCTCCGTGGCAACCTCAAGGCGAGCTTCAACGCATCCGCTGCACAGAGCATGTCCGACCTGAACGACAATCCGTTCGCCGGCCTCGGGCTGCTTCTCGCTGGCGCGTTCATCGACCGCATCGTGGATACCTACGTGACGCCCAGCGGCATCGCCCTGCTGACCGCCGGTCAACGCCCCGACCCCGACGGTTCATCCCCAGGGCCGGATTCTGACCGGACGGTCAAGGTCGAGCAGCGCTACCGCAGTTCGTCGGTGTTTCTGGCCGTGGTCCACGCGGACTCCAGCCGTGAGGCCGACATCACCTTCGTGCTGCACCGACGCGGATTGGGATGGGTGCTGACGGACATCCGACTGCCCACCTTCGGCCGTGGGTCGCAACCGAATGAGGATCTCTCGAGTGTGGGTGGTAAGCGCTCGTCCTCACGGCGCACCGCCCGGCCCCACGACCGTTCGGCGCAGCGAGGCGGCGACACATCCACGCCAACCGATGTTCCGACCGTGGTGAGGGTGGAAGGAACGGACGAGCAGGTCGTCGTCGTGCCACCGACCGACGACGAGCTGCCCAAGTTCGGCGACTACGTCTATGTCGACGACTTGCCCGAGGCGATCACCCGCGTACCGCCGGTGTATCCCGACCTGGCGCGAGGGGCCGGGATCGACGGCACGGTGCTCGTGCAGGCGCTCGTCGGCAAAGACGGACGTGTCAGGGACGTGCGCATCCAGAAGAGCGTCCCCGCGCTCGATGCAGCCGCCGTTGCGGCGGTGAAGCAATGGGTTTTCAAGCCCGCGCAGTCGGAGGGCCGGCCCGTGGCCGTGTGGGTCGCCGTGCCGGTCAAGTTCTCGCTTCGGTAG
- a CDS encoding tyrosine-type recombinase/integrase, with product MSIQPHPHQQLPRYLTQEEARRFFAAASDPRDRTLFALMYLHGLRVGEVLLLRRGDVDLDRGRLLVRRLKGGSWSEQVLFAAALELLGAHLARISRGPDTPLFPGRHGPLRRRQIQARFVRYRRAAGLPDRLTTHSLRHSIATHLLDAGASLEFVQDHLGHRNIRSTAIYARISDRHREALMRSLERSPWIVRPTTGEPKPNPSPPAPAS from the coding sequence TTGTCCATTCAGCCTCACCCCCACCAGCAGCTGCCACGCTACCTCACGCAGGAGGAAGCGAGACGGTTCTTCGCCGCCGCTTCGGACCCCCGGGACCGAACGCTCTTCGCGTTGATGTACCTCCACGGCCTGCGCGTGGGGGAGGTGCTGCTCCTCCGGCGTGGGGATGTCGACCTGGACCGCGGCCGCTTGCTCGTGCGGCGCCTGAAGGGCGGTAGCTGGAGCGAACAGGTGCTCTTCGCCGCCGCGCTCGAGCTGCTGGGTGCGCACCTCGCCCGGATCTCCCGCGGGCCGGACACGCCGCTCTTCCCGGGCCGGCACGGGCCGCTCCGTCGCCGCCAGATCCAGGCGCGCTTCGTCCGGTACCGGCGCGCCGCGGGACTACCTGATCGCCTGACGACCCACTCGCTGCGGCATTCGATCGCCACCCACTTGCTGGACGCCGGCGCGTCGCTCGAGTTCGTCCAGGACCACCTCGGCCACCGCAACATCCGCTCGACCGCCATCTACGCACGGATCTCCGACCGCCATCGCGAAGCGCTGATGCGCTCACTGGAACGCTCGCCCTGGATCGTCCGGCCGACTACCGGCGAACCCAAGCCCAACCCGTCACCACCCGCCCCCGCGTCCTGA
- a CDS encoding choice-of-anchor D domain-containing protein: protein MRRLLGPIILALAVLGILWSCSKKSSPPPTAPTPTPVCELSATSLSFGGVNVGSSADRSFMLRNSGGGTLSGTMSESAAEFALVGTAAYSLTAGQSQSFTLRFSPASAGAKACTLSTGASICSQVVATGTGQTAAPVCNVQSTLLDFGSVNYSSSANRTISIQNAGGGTLSGAITGAGVDFHFLDPPSFSLSAGQWAYITLQFTPSSGGAQACTLKVSPGGCSPIVCRGTGVLTYGGDCQVRVISAPLDFGQVSVGSSADLPFTLKNYDTTYNADGAVSEACPEFEVVGSALFGLAPGGTQVRYARFTPTRPGPQSCAMPVSCTMNGAGTAGGVRDYVICTGVGVGGTPSCQASTTNLSAGTLHSGQVKDTTFVLTNGGSGTMAGSIHFIDTPPAPMSLIGTTTYSLVAGQSQTFTVRFTAPTVAAGHTESYVRQLDLGSPCQSLGYLTVQAAAVP, encoded by the coding sequence ATGCGCCGCCTGCTTGGTCCCATCATCCTAGCGCTTGCCGTCCTCGGCATCCTGTGGAGCTGTTCGAAGAAGTCCAGTCCGCCACCAACCGCCCCGACGCCGACGCCGGTCTGCGAGTTGAGCGCCACGAGCCTCTCGTTCGGCGGCGTCAACGTCGGCTCGAGCGCCGACCGCTCGTTCATGCTCCGGAACTCGGGCGGCGGGACCCTGAGCGGCACGATGAGCGAGTCCGCGGCCGAGTTCGCACTCGTCGGCACGGCTGCCTACAGCCTGACCGCCGGCCAGAGCCAGAGCTTCACGCTGCGCTTCTCGCCAGCGAGCGCCGGCGCCAAGGCCTGCACGCTCTCGACCGGTGCCAGCATCTGCAGCCAGGTCGTCGCCACCGGCACGGGGCAGACGGCGGCGCCGGTCTGCAACGTCCAATCGACGCTCTTGGACTTCGGCAGCGTCAACTACAGCTCCTCGGCCAATCGGACGATCAGCATCCAGAACGCCGGGGGCGGCACGCTGTCTGGCGCGATCACCGGGGCGGGGGTGGACTTCCACTTCCTCGATCCGCCGAGCTTCAGCCTGTCGGCGGGGCAGTGGGCGTACATCACGCTCCAGTTCACCCCTTCGAGCGGCGGGGCGCAGGCCTGCACGCTGAAGGTCTCCCCGGGTGGCTGTTCGCCGATCGTCTGCCGGGGAACCGGCGTGCTCACCTACGGCGGGGACTGCCAGGTGCGAGTCATCAGCGCGCCGCTGGACTTCGGCCAGGTCAGCGTCGGCTCCTCGGCCGACTTGCCCTTCACGCTCAAAAACTACGACACGACCTACAACGCCGACGGCGCCGTCTCGGAGGCCTGCCCGGAGTTCGAGGTCGTGGGCAGCGCGCTGTTCGGCCTCGCGCCGGGCGGGACGCAGGTGCGCTACGCCCGCTTCACGCCGACGCGTCCGGGGCCGCAGTCCTGCGCCATGCCCGTCAGCTGCACCATGAACGGTGCCGGAACCGCGGGTGGCGTCCGCGACTACGTCATTTGCACCGGCGTGGGCGTCGGCGGGACGCCCTCCTGCCAGGCCTCGACGACGAACCTGTCCGCCGGGACGCTGCACTCCGGGCAGGTCAAGGACACGACGTTCGTGCTCACGAACGGGGGCTCGGGCACGATGGCGGGCTCGATCCACTTCATCGACACCCCTCCGGCCCCGATGTCCCTCATCGGGACTACGACCTACTCGCTCGTGGCGGGGCAGAGCCAGACGTTCACCGTGCGCTTCACGGCGCCGACCGTCGCAGCCGGGCACACGGAGAGCTACGTCCGCCAGCTCGACCTCGGGTCGCCTTGTCAAAGCCTCGGCTACCTGACCGTGCAGGCGGCTGCGGTGCCGTAG